A region from the Phycisphaeraceae bacterium genome encodes:
- the fdhF gene encoding formate dehydrogenase subunit alpha codes for MIKANPDVTPKIKALIDGVEVNVSAGTTILTALRSLGKEVPTLCYSDRLAPYGACRTCLVEVEGRKPVASCHTPVAAGAHYKTHTPLLTRLRRNITELIVSDHPLECLDCTANGRCDLQKLAQQVGLRTPRYENPRVHTPPNDDSHPFIKLEMSKCIGCGKCARACDEIQGSFILGMSGRGYDVKVIAGNDTSFEKADCVSCGQCVYECPVAALEEPGTRLFGLPDKQVATTCSYCGVGCSLIVNVKDGSVVNIEPNPKGSANKGHTCVKGRFAHQFAHSKDRLHTPLIKVRNADGSSGGFREASWDEALDLIAREFTKTKQKYGPDSFAAISSSRCTNEENYLMQKFARVVMGTNSIDNCSRVCHSPSAHALGQALGTGAGTNSFQDVHESDVIMIVGANPTEAHPVFGARIKQAVLKGCKLIILDPRNTELARLSDVHIPLRPGSNVAVINAMQHVLITENLIDPDFIAQHTEGYEQLRKEIADSTPEWAAEIAAVEPELIRQAARLYASGAAAQILWGLGVTEAGHGSNAVFGLINMAAMTGNIGRPGTGTNPIRGQNNVQGASDVGALPNVFSDYRAVTDPQARADHRAIWGIEPPSNKGLRIPDMFDAAHRGNLKVMYILAEDVAQSDPNTAHVLSALECLEFLVVQDIFMNETAKLADVVLPGTTFLEKSGTFVNSDRRIQRVRQAIEPRPGTRIDADITNQIARRMGVDLQADNGPGTPVNPSKVMDELSRLTPNWGGVSYERLEKLGFLQWPCYNKDHPGTEIVHQDGKTLRPNQKAKLTVTHWQEPGELPDAEYPFMLTTGRMLFHYNVGTMTRRTDVSQLQRAREETLRIHPSDARRLKITQGEMVLVTSRRGSVKVKAEITRATNPGTLFMTFHFPESRTNLLISSAVDEFTGCPEYKVSAVRVEKIEKADPSAPLRSMTGASEELAGTRLKPNG; via the coding sequence ATGATTAAAGCTAATCCTGACGTCACGCCAAAGATCAAAGCGTTGATTGACGGTGTTGAGGTGAATGTTTCAGCGGGGACCACCATCCTCACCGCATTACGGTCTTTAGGTAAGGAAGTGCCGACGCTTTGCTATTCCGACCGCCTTGCTCCATACGGGGCGTGTCGCACTTGTCTAGTCGAGGTTGAAGGTCGCAAGCCAGTCGCATCATGCCATACACCTGTTGCAGCTGGTGCGCATTACAAAACCCATACGCCGCTACTCACGCGCCTTCGCAGAAATATCACCGAGCTGATTGTCAGCGACCACCCTCTTGAATGTCTGGATTGCACCGCCAACGGTCGATGTGACCTCCAGAAGTTAGCGCAGCAGGTTGGACTGCGCACGCCGCGTTATGAAAACCCGCGTGTACACACGCCTCCCAACGATGATTCGCATCCCTTCATCAAGCTGGAGATGAGCAAGTGTATCGGTTGCGGCAAATGCGCACGAGCGTGCGATGAAATTCAAGGATCATTTATTCTCGGAATGTCCGGCCGTGGGTATGACGTAAAAGTCATCGCAGGCAACGATACCAGTTTTGAAAAAGCTGATTGCGTCAGTTGCGGGCAATGTGTCTATGAGTGCCCGGTTGCTGCACTCGAAGAACCGGGAACGCGTCTCTTTGGCTTGCCGGATAAACAGGTGGCAACGACCTGCTCGTACTGCGGCGTAGGTTGCTCGTTGATCGTCAATGTGAAAGATGGCAGCGTCGTCAATATCGAACCCAACCCCAAAGGCTCCGCCAACAAAGGCCACACTTGTGTAAAAGGCCGATTCGCTCATCAATTTGCCCATTCAAAGGACCGCCTTCACACACCGTTGATCAAGGTGCGTAACGCGGATGGCTCCTCCGGCGGTTTTCGTGAGGCGTCCTGGGACGAAGCTCTGGATTTGATTGCCCGAGAATTTACGAAGACAAAACAAAAGTACGGCCCGGATAGCTTTGCGGCTATCAGTTCATCTCGCTGCACCAATGAAGAAAACTACCTGATGCAGAAGTTCGCACGGGTAGTCATGGGCACCAACTCGATCGACAACTGCTCACGTGTCTGTCACTCCCCTTCCGCCCATGCGCTGGGACAAGCCTTGGGAACAGGTGCGGGGACCAATAGTTTTCAGGATGTTCATGAGTCGGATGTCATCATGATCGTCGGGGCGAACCCGACCGAAGCCCACCCGGTGTTTGGTGCTCGCATCAAACAGGCGGTACTCAAGGGTTGCAAGCTCATCATTCTCGACCCTCGAAACACTGAGTTAGCCAGACTCAGCGACGTACATATTCCGCTCCGTCCCGGATCAAACGTGGCCGTCATCAATGCGATGCAGCATGTATTGATTACCGAAAATCTGATCGATCCCGACTTCATCGCACAGCATACGGAGGGCTACGAACAACTCCGAAAGGAAATCGCGGACAGCACCCCGGAATGGGCAGCCGAGATTGCTGCAGTTGAGCCGGAATTAATTCGTCAGGCTGCCCGTCTTTATGCCAGCGGTGCGGCGGCCCAGATTCTCTGGGGCCTAGGGGTCACTGAGGCCGGACATGGATCGAACGCGGTTTTCGGGTTGATCAACATGGCGGCCATGACTGGAAATATCGGTCGGCCGGGGACAGGAACCAATCCGATCCGCGGCCAGAACAACGTCCAGGGGGCCAGTGATGTCGGTGCCCTGCCAAATGTCTTCAGCGACTACCGTGCAGTTACAGACCCACAGGCGCGTGCGGATCACCGTGCAATCTGGGGTATCGAGCCGCCATCGAATAAAGGATTGCGCATACCCGATATGTTTGACGCAGCCCACCGCGGCAACCTCAAGGTGATGTACATCCTCGCGGAGGATGTCGCGCAATCAGATCCAAACACCGCGCATGTCCTGAGCGCACTCGAATGCCTTGAGTTTCTTGTCGTTCAAGACATCTTCATGAATGAAACAGCCAAGTTAGCTGATGTTGTACTACCGGGTACGACGTTTCTGGAGAAAAGCGGAACCTTCGTAAATAGCGACCGCCGCATTCAACGTGTGCGACAGGCCATCGAACCACGTCCGGGCACGAGAATTGATGCCGATATCACCAATCAAATCGCAAGAAGGATGGGCGTGGACCTTCAGGCGGACAACGGGCCTGGCACACCTGTCAATCCTTCGAAAGTCATGGATGAGCTATCACGCCTGACTCCCAACTGGGGCGGAGTCAGCTACGAACGCTTGGAAAAACTCGGATTCCTCCAATGGCCCTGTTACAACAAGGATCATCCGGGGACAGAAATCGTACATCAGGATGGCAAGACGCTGCGGCCAAACCAAAAGGCCAAACTAACCGTTACCCACTGGCAGGAACCAGGCGAACTGCCGGATGCGGAATATCCATTCATGCTCACAACCGGACGCATGCTCTTCCACTACAACGTGGGGACAATGACACGCCGCACGGATGTTTCACAACTGCAACGGGCGCGAGAGGAAACACTACGTATCCACCCAAGCGATGCCCGACGGCTCAAAATTACACAAGGAGAAATGGTGCTCGTGACATCGCGTCGTGGCTCAGTCAAGGTTAAAGCAGAAATTACACGCGCCACAAATCCCGGTACGTTATTCATGACTTTTCACTTTCCTGAATCACGCACAAATTTGCTCATCAGCAGCGCGGTGGATGAATTTACGGGTTGCCCGGAGTACAAGGTCAGTGCAGTCAGAGTAGAGAAGATTGAAAAAGCAGACCCATCTGCGCCTCTTCGATCAATGACGGGAGCCAGCGAGGAATTAGCAGGGACAAGATTGAAACCCAACGGCTGA